The DNA sequence GTTTATAAGATACATGGTGTGGAAAGGAACAGACTCTTCTAGGCAtacagcaaacaaacaaaagaacagcagTCAAAAGCTGTGTAATTGGATCACTTATTACAGAAATAAAGTGCCAAATGTCataggaaaaatacagaatagtATTTGTATTACTTATGAATTTTAATAAATGAGGAGCTTTTATAAATGTGACCTTGgagtttttatataaaaatgtaaagcagCATTTTAATTAGTAGTATCTTAatagaatttttcaaaaataaaggagTATTAAACCGTTCATTCTTTTTCTGGTTCTACTGTTGTGACTTAATACATAGTTTGGTGATCAGAGAATATTAATTTTACTTAGAATTGTATAATGTTAGAGATGAAACAAACTGGAGTGATTACTTTGTACAtttcccatatttttagacagggaAAACATGGCTCAAAAATATGAGGTAAGGAGCTCAGAGTCATGCTGCTGGTTGTGGAATAGCTGTAATCAAATGCCTCTCCAGGTTCCCAGTGCTGTACTTAGAGTTCCGCAAATACTGCATTcctatcattaaaatattttaactttcacATGTTTAAAAAGTAACTAATAAAGCTGTCCTTTTtaggtcaaggacctgttgaGTATCAAAATATCAGTTTCTATGAGAATAATGTATTGTTATCaatttaatattctattttttatgaTTAAGGTACGATATCCTTAAGTACAATATTATTTTAACTCACTAATGGGCATGGGAATCAATAGTTTTGTTCAGGTTAACATGTGCCAACATTGCCTTTTATCAGTGTGAAGAATATTAGTTTCCAAGGCCTTATAATTATCCTCCAGaggaaattatatttcaaaggACATTTTCAGAGAAGTAAACAAAACAGGCCCAAGGGATATAATCATCTTCGTTCAACATTTCCTGAGCTTTCACCAACTCAGTTTCTCTCACATAGTAGGTTCTGTGCAACTCAAGGGTATCATCCTTTTAATGATTTTTTGGCTCTGATTCTTAACTTGGGGACATTCTCTCAAAGCTCTCAGGAATTAAAGGTAAGTTAAGTTTGCATTTTTTACACTAATACTTTTGTTTTGGGCTATTTAGGAGTCATGCTGCTAATTTATAATATTGAGCTCATGCAAAATTTGAATCAGATCcaggaaatattaaaatacaatgaTGTGATTATTTTATCACAATGAATGATCTCTAATAATCAAATATTGGCAAAAATGCAGATATTCCAAAAACTTCACAAAAACTAtgttaattaaataaaacatgtggtaaaaaatatcaaataccaTATGTAAATCAAATTAAATATGGATTTAATAATTTACTTTGTGTTTGAACATGCAAAGACATTGGGAAACTATAGGaagaattatatatttatttgcattcATCCTTTCTTAACCCTTCCTCACATTTCCATGTTAGTTCAGTTATGTCATTCTTTTGTTCTAAATCTTAAGTGGCCCTCCATTTCTTCAGTAATTGAATACAACTTTGGAACCCAACATTCACAGCTACTTACAATagggacaatttttttttttttgccatgtcTTTCATTGCTCACCAGATAGCAAATTTTATGTAGGTAAAAAgacttttctgtcttttcctgaCCAATTGTTGGCAAATAATTGCCACTTATTTGCTACTGTTGAAGGAATTACTGGGTGAATAAGCCACTTTCCTAAAAATGTAGTGACTTTCAGTCAGTGTGATACATTTCATCCTCTACTGAACACATTTCATACGTTTCTTCTCTCTTACCTTTATTCATGCATTACACACTTTTGTGAATAAATGTGATGTCTATGCTTGTTAAAATACTGCCAGTCCCATACATCTTATCTCAAATGCTGTCATCATTCTCTGGGCCTTTCCCAATATCCCTAAGCAGATGCCTTTATTTTTTGAATCTATATCAAAGATTCTATTTTATGATGTTTATATTCATTCAGGTTTAGATTATAAACACCTCTACTTTTAAGAAACTTGTGTCTGTTAAGGTAAAAGCTAACAAAAATAAGCAATATCTGTACATATATTAATGTATTGCACTTAGTAGATACTTCAAAGCTTTTGaccaaaatacatagaaaactaaAGTTGTAATAAAGTAAATGTATCAGTTTGTTTTATATGTAgatacatacaatatatatttaatttctaagtAAATGTACCATAATgtgattttttgaaaaataacctgATACATTTGAGTACATTTCATCTGTTGGGTTTAAGTTTTTCAGTGTTATAATCTAAATCATAATCTGCTTCCCATGCCCCTCAATCCATGATTCAgcattcaaaaatacaaattcataGAAGGATAGATTTCGAAAGACTCTCAGCCATAGTGTATTTTAAtactctcattttatagatgagaaatggAAAGTGAACTGAAGTACTTAATATCCTATAAGAAAATTATGTTCACATAGGATGGCAAATATGGTTaaccagagaggtgaagtaaagCCAATTTCCACTCTACAGACAAGAAAGGCTTTTTTCTACCTCAACTTTGAGCTGATGTCACCCAGTGGAGATTTCAAACTTGTcacttaaaataaaactatttagatATTTTAAGTAGTTGAAATCTATGTCTACcattgaaaagagaaaatctcatttcagaaaattacttttccatttcttataattttatttactttaattagCAGAATATATGCTAAAATTCAAAGGGAATGTTTTAATGTTGTTTTCTAAAATAGTGTGTTTTCTAAAGAGATTTGTAGTTAAGTTAGGGCCTAGATAACACAGTAGGAAAAGCAGATTTGGGAGGAAGGAGACAACCttagttttaaacatttttaatacagGGAGCAGTTGAGACATTGATGGAAATGTTCAGGAGGTATCTGAATATGTATGTCTTTGAAGGGCTGGTGATAATGAAACTTATATGACTTATATGTGTAGATCAACATATAGAGAGTATATAAAACTGAATTGGATATCACTGAAGGAAAAAGTAGAGAGTATATAAGAATGCTAAAGCTATATGTGAGGCTTATCACATTTAAGGTGTGGGCACTCACTTATCTGTCTTTTAGTATCTAGTTATTTGTCCCTTACCATTgaactttttattatttactactttaccatgttttattttccttcatggcACTTTTCACCATatagtatatctatttttagtttgtttatcTAATTCTACACTATCAGCTCCATAGTTGTAATTATTTTCCCTTAGAATTTTCCTGTACTATCCATAATATTTTGTGCTGCActgtagtaaaagaaaaacaaaaacaaaattgttgATGACTTGAcataataaagaattatttttcacaTCACAGTCCAAAGAAGGGTGAAATGATCACCTCAGTCTTTTAAAGAGGCCGTTGAACACATAGACTCCAAGGCCTCCATGTCAGTGGAAGAGAGGACTGGAGGGTCACGAAAAGTTTTACATCACCCACAGCCCATCAgccagaactcagtcacatgCTTCCAAACTAACTGCAAGGGAgactgaaaaataatatttatgttcagagaaaagaaatatattgtaTACAAAGAATTttctcctccccagctcctgctATCACCGGTGCCTCAAACAGTGTTTGCTACCCAGTAGTTCTCAGCAAatagtatttcaaaaaataatagaGTTTGTCCTTTAGAAGGGGATAGGTAATGTCTATgaactttttaaactttatattttttatatttacttttcacATGTTGacattaatgaaaatttaaaaatatgaataggaAATGTTATAGTGCAGTATAGTCAAATCACAGCCTAATGCTGTCATAAGATTAATTTTTAGTAAACACAAGAGCCAACTTAATATTGGTATTGAAACTTTATGGTATTTATAAATCCCAAGAttttgataaaaggaaaaaaaccctaatatataattatatactccCCCACCCAGTGATATTCAGAAACTTCCCAGAACCACTGGTATATTAACATCTTCTCTTATTAGGACAGAACTATTATTGAAACTGCGTAACAGCAGGTCAGTGAACACCCTTGTTCTTGTGGAGATTAGCCACAAATCCGAACACActaaattacaaagaaataacCCCAAAATTTACACTTTCCTACACATAATTAAACTCAAAATTAGTAGTAGGAAGGTAATActaaagattagagcacaaatatgtgaaatagagacccaaaaaagcagaaaattttaAGGAAGTCAAGAGCTAatgctttgaaaagataaacaaaattgataagcctttagccagagtcatcaagaaaaaaaagagaaagctcaagtaaaaaaaaagaaaaatgaaagagaaattacaatCAATATCACAGATACACAAAGGATCATAAAACACTACTATAAACAATCATACACCAACAAATTAGACAATCCAGAAGAAATTCCTAGAAGcttacaatcttccaagactgaatcaggaagaaataaaaagtctgaacacattaattactagtaatgaaattgaaacaataatcaaaacaTTCCCCAAAACAGAAGTGTAGGACCAGACTGCTTcacaggtaaattctaccaaacattgaaagaactgttaatacctatccttctgaAACTCTTCCAAAACATTGAAGAAAAGCTGATTCCATGGTATCATTCTACAAGTTAAGCATTAcactaatatcaaaaccagacaagacactacaaaaaaataaaaggaaattataggTCAATATCCATGAtgatcatagatgcaaaaattgtcaacaaaatattagcaaactgaatttaacaaTAGattgaaaggatcatacactatgataaaatgggatttatttcagggatgcaaatATGGTCCAATATCATAAATCAAAcaacatgatacaccacattaaaaaaatgaaggataaaaatcatatgattatctcaatagaaaaAATGTTTGACAAAACCAAAACAGTCAACAAAGTGGGCATAGAGgtaaaatacctcaacataataaagaaggTACATGCCAAACCCACAGCTCACATCATACTCAGGaatgaaaagttgaaaactttCCTTCCaaaatcaagaacaaaaagaGGATGTTGATTCTTGCCACTTGTATTTAACATCTTGTTGgtagtcctagccacagcaattagacaagaaaaggaaataaaaggcatacattaattgactatatataggaaagtttatttctggcctctctgctttgttccattgatctatgtatttgTCTTTATGCCAACACTAGACTTTTGATTACTAAAGCtttgtaatgtagtttgaaatcaggaagtgtgatacttccagttttgtacttctttcttaagatttgttggtctatttggggtcttttgtggttctgtataaattttaagattgttctatttttgtgaaaaatgataTTGGTattgtgatagggattgcattgaatgtatagattgcgttgggtagtatggacattttaacaatattaatttctccaatccatgaacacagtttatctttccatttacttgtgatttcttcaatttctctcactaatgtcttacagttttcggGATAAGGTTCTTTCAcctttttggttaaatttattcccaagtattttattctttttgatgcaattataaatgagatcattttcttaatttctcttttttggtagtttgtttttagtgtatagaaatgcaacatatttctgtatatttattttgtaatcttcAAGTTcataaccttttaaaataaaatatatttggatgTGGTAGGGTAGGGGTTGCATTGgaagaactttaaaataaaaaagtgaagatAAGTTATTGTATTTCTGAAAAGTTACAGGTTAAATAGTATCCATTACTACAAAGACTTCTGATTTTAATTCTGGAAGAGAAGTTCAGAGACTGGTTAGAGGGCTTCAGGAAGACTTATAAAGCTGAACTTCTTGGGTAGTAGTTGTTTTCCTAAAActttagagaaagaaatataacCACTCATCTCATGCTAAATTGGGAAAACAACATGAACATGTTTTGGAGTAGGACTTAGATTATATTTCAAGTCCTTCCACTTCTTATATATaacaactaaagaaaaataaaagtattattcTAGCCCTGCTCAGAATATAAAATGACATCTGATGTCACTAGTGTGAAAAAGTTCATTAGAGCAATATATCTCAAGCTTGTTTCTTTTACACAGTCCTGTCCTTTTCTTCTTGACTTTCTCCCTCatagaaactttcatttttgtgGTCTGTTATAGATAATTTAGTTAGAATAATTTATTATTCTATTCAGTAATTTGAAAGAGGGAAGTACTAATTTAGACCACTCCTGATTTACAGTTAAGAAGGTCCAGTGCAGTTATGGGCTTGTTCAAATTCTCACTGCAAAGAATTGGCTACATTATGGTTCAGATACTCTTGACCCCCAAATCTGGTAACTTTATTACATATCCCAGAAATCTTTGCCTGAGGAAATGTTGTATACAGTTTAGTACATGAATTAAAAGTATTGATGATATTTCACATGTAAgccatatttatgaaataaattatacaactAATTGAACCTTATTAGTTCTTCTAATATCTTCTTTTCTTCCATTGACTCATAATGCATAGTACTGTGACCTAATGCTGCAAGATCTCTAGTAgtgaaatgaaatttatttaaaaaatagtaatttatttttattatttaattgatGCTATTGAAATGAAGACTTTATAACACTCTCCCCTTTGCTTAAAATTTAGTCTCAAAAATGGACAACAAGCTTGATGTCTTCAGGAGGGAGTTAGTGGATGTTCAGGGCATCCCCCTCTTCTGGAGCATTGCCGAGGAGTGGGCACAGGTGGAGTCATTTGAGACCCGACCAGATGATCTACTGATTTCCACCTACCCCAAATCTGGTAAGATCTTTCCAATTTATTCTTAGCTGCTGATTAGTGATTGACCCATATATTAAACCTGTTCATCTGCAGATCACTAGTTAAGGGAACTCTGTAACAGTTGTTGGGACAGTTTTGGCTCAATTTAGACAGGTTCACTTCCTATTCTGAAAGGCCCTCATTTGAGTGGGACCTATATCTGAGGAGATATTAatgtcttattttcctttttaaattcaaatttgaaTTATTAAATGGCATAAATAAGTGATTTGGGTGCATTAgaatatatagatttttatatacctttaatacattttaatgtttaaatattttgtcccttgtaatatttaaatgtaatttgaaaatatcaatattttattactttaaacatattttacaaatatataggaatattttgttataaatttaaacaaatgCTGACCTCAGTATATGATCCCACGAAGTAAAATTTAAGGATGCCTAAATAAGaatcaataaattttatttctcctgatACTTTTATGAGTGTTCTGATTTATCCAGTGATAGATATACAGAGAGAGAGTAAACAATGAGTCTGTCTCTTGCCTTTTATCTAATTAATTTACTTGAGGCCATAGTCAGTCAACTATTCTAATTAAAAGCTATCAACTTTCTTTTATATTCCTGCCTCATTTCTTAAAGGAACTGATGAAAAGAAGTGTTTAATAAGTATATTGATTATCTTTTTAGGTTATAAATACTAAAATTACTTCAAAAACTTATGTGACAAGTCCTGGGAAGAAAGCCCTGAATTCGGGGAATTCTAATGTGCAAGGGTCTCCTAccagaaagtaaaacaaatatacaACCACAGACCTTTGCAGGTCATTTGGGaaatgcttgttttgtttttttcttttattactacTTACATTTGCTCTCTTGATGAAGTTACAGAATGGTTCCCTGAACCCAAATTGTTTAAGACCAAAActacttttaatttccttgttgAAATAAAAGTTTAGAAGAGGTAGGGTAGTCACTGAGAATATATGTGCTcttttgattttgtcattttttgatATATTCACAAACAGAAAACCATTAAGATAAATCTTTGGATGATACCATTATACAAATAGTTCATCTACAAAAGAGGTCTTGAAAGCTGGATTTTTTCTGATATAGTAATAGCTAGATGACTGCACATAAAGTAATTATATGCTATttggtctttttatttcttttcttttgcacccactgatagaaaacaaaatgtggtataataTTTTGTGGAATTTAGGtctctttttttcatgaatgaTTGCTTAACCCTAAGCCAGATCAGGCAACAAAATATTCAGGGTTAGTATTGATTCAATTCACCTTTTTCCTAGCACTGTAATTGTCTTTGTTAGAAGGATAGGAGAGATAGTCTCATATCTCAGATTTAGTGATGATGAGGAGGAAGAGTTGCTCACAAGAAAGGTCTAAAAAGGAGGCTAAAACACTCTAATATATGGAACCAATCTGAAGGTGTATTGATGTGCAGATCATTGCTCAAAAATGTTGCTTAGTGTatagattatttaattttttagtttcCACTCATGATTATTCCATTTAGAGACTATTACATGTTTAGTAAAGAGGAAGAAGATGGGAACAGCTAAGAATATACTTTTCTCCTGTCTTATTATTGCTGTTGTAGCAGAACCTCAATAACTTAATCATTGAGTGCCACAGGCAATTAAATAGACCATATCCTCATACATATATCTTGCTTGACTTACAATGGGGTAAGAAAGATAAGATCTTCCACATTCATCTTGTGTTCAAGATAGATAGATATCTcctaaggaaagagagaagagaaaaggggaatggaaatgacattttttattttgatattacaCAATTTCTCTACCTCTGTTAACTCTCTCATACTCTTTCTGACAGAAAAGTTTAGAggtcattccttttttttcccccctcaggAACAACCTGGGTCAGTGAAATATTGGATTTGATTTATAACAATGGAGATGTGGAAAAATGTAAACGGGATGCAATATACCATCGAGTGCCATTCATGGAACTTACAGTACCTGGAATTGAAAATGGTATTTGCTTCTAATATTCTTTTTCACCATAGGATTATCTTTTTGTCGTGTCTGAAGGAGTTATGACTGAAAATGATAGAGACAGAGCTTGGAAAGTTGAATCTTAAGTGTgtatataagaaaataagaatttggttgtgataataacaatattatacttTCACTCAAAGATAATTCTGCATGAGAGAAGGATTTAAtgagtataattatttttttcttaacaggaCAGGTAGCAGTCTTCAACATTTAAATAGTGTGTGATcattatatttagaaaattcaaCGTTTGATTCAATATAGAATCATATCTACTGTTAGCTGTTGCTCAGAGACTCAAAAAAGGACTATGGGATTTTACGGTCTtgcattattaaaatttttttaattacccaTAAGCCTTTATGGCTTAATTTTATCTActagtttgaaaataaaaatgctggaAAGAGATTTTATAATCCTCTAGTTCAGTTTCCCCATATTAtaagtgagaaaaagaagaaaaatgaaggaaaaattatatCTTGACACGTGACTGTCATTAAACTATTATATTTGAGGATTTTATCATTTATGAATTAAACCTTGCTGATCATAGGCAATGAAACACCCTAACTAAACAGAATTTATCAGTTTTTAACTCACTGTAGATTTTAGAATATATGAAGCTATATAGCCATATAGCAATTTCAAGCCATATGGTGTGATTAATACTTATAAAGTTTTAGATTATATTGTAATTCACTTTTGCAATTTCAATTTATAATGTAGTTTACTTTTTTTATGTGTGCTTGTAGGTGTTGAGTTGTTGAAAACAATGCAGTCTCCTAGGCTAGTGAAAACACACCTACCTGTTCAacttctcccttcttcattttGGAAGAATAATTGCAAggtagaaaattttaaagaaacaaaatctttaTATGGGTtgtaatttcttttaataattatgCAGAAATTAAGATGAAGAGTTGAAAGCCTCTGGATAAATCTCTGCAAAAATAACAATGTGTCCCCAATATCCCAAGGTTCAAAATAACCCTCATGGACACCAGTGCTATCAACAAGGGATTGTATGTAGCTTCCTAGCACTGAGACTTTCTCAGGCTTTCTGTTCTCTAAAATGCCTTTCTAAATTCATTCACTCACTATCTTCACTAGAAGGGAAGAATGAAGCTCTGATTCTACTTAGATGAAAGGAGAGTTCTTCCTGAAAGAATTGTCCCTTTCTAAATATATCTACTGCCTGGTTGGCTGGATTCTCAGTAGTATTAGGTGTACTCCAGGGAAGAAGTGGGCTTCATGGATTTCAGTAGACTTGCCTGAAAACCTGATTACCAATGAGGCATGCAATGTCATTTCTGCTAggaaatatgttaaaaatttctGCCTTGGAGCAGACTTTAGAGCTTCACAGATAAAAAAGGTTTAAATCTCACACTAATCATTATAAACAGCAAATGGTGTTTTATAGCCATGGTTATGCATGAAATAAAGAATGTCTAGACTTTATTGATTAAATGTACCCAAATAATGATTTACTTTCAATGAAATTAGTcattttttcagctttaaaatattgcttttcaTAATTCTAATAAGTGATACtgtaaaatattctaaatttgaGAATATTAGTTCATTTATGCTAATTTAATATTTActataaaactattattttacTCGGTTTTACATGTTTTAAGAAGCATTCTTTTCAAAGTCTAAAGAGAAAGCAAGGGAATGAGAGATGAGAAGTCTTTATGTTAAAACAATGTGTATTTATGAATATTCTATGTCagatcagaaaatagaaaaaataagcatTCTGTCAAGGTAAGCAAAAGTTTACAAACTATTAaagaatattaacaaaatgatGATTTTCCATATCTCCCCACAGATGGTCTATGTGGCACGGAATGCTAAAGATGTGGCTGtgtcttattattatttctaccAGATGGCAAAATTGCACCCAGAGCCTGGCAAGTGGGAGGAGTTCCTGGATAAATTCatgactgggaagggtgggtctAGAATTTACTTTAACCATGGAGCTCCATAGTGAAAAGTCTTTTTTCAAGGAGATATGAAGTTCAAATATTAATCTTGTGTTGATTATAAACCTACTATGCAGTCAGCACTAATGTATTAGGGAGATAGAAATAGAATACAGAGTTGTCTCTCCCTTCAAGGATTTTTGGGGAATATGTGTCGCCAATTGTTCAGTCCTTAGTCTCATTGTTTCATCAGTGCTTAGTGACTATTAATATGTGTGTTCTTCTCTTGCCGTCGATGCCATTGTATTGCTTTGATTTCTTATATATTCCTTGAAATCTCCTTCCTTTACCATTGTTTCCTTTctattatataaaatgaaaattcttgaGTGAAGATTTTATTCTCAAGACTCTGTTCTTTTACGTGTGTATTCTCTCTAGGTAAATATATTCATGCCTCTAGTAGCAACTATATAATTCTCATGTAAACATTCTCCTATAAAAACTCTCTTTTTTAGGCAAATACATCTCCATGGGACCTTGCAAAACATTATTCTGACCATTGTTTGGGCTATTCTCTGTCCTTAGAATGTCTACTCATTTATATTATTATCAAAGTTCAT is a window from the Manis javanica isolate MJ-LG chromosome 5, MJ_LKY, whole genome shotgun sequence genome containing:
- the LOC108398528 gene encoding sulfotransferase 1 family member D1, whose translation is MDNKLDVFRRELVDVQGIPLFWSIAEEWAQVESFETRPDDLLISTYPKSGTTWVSEILDLIYNNGDVEKCKRDAIYHRVPFMELTVPGIENGVELLKTMQSPRLVKTHLPVQLLPSSFWKNNCKMVYVARNAKDVAVSYYYFYQMAKLHPEPGKWEEFLDKFMTGKVAFGSWYDHVKGWWEKKKDYRILYLFYEDMKENPKCEIQKLLKFLDKDLPEETVDKILYHSSFNVMKQNPSTNYTTVPNSDMDHSVSPFMRKGISGDWKNQFTVAQYERFEEDYKKKMKGSTLKFRSEI